In Hypanus sabinus isolate sHypSab1 chromosome 10, sHypSab1.hap1, whole genome shotgun sequence, the genomic stretch ATGAAGTAGACATGTTATCCCCAGCTCCacgtttttcttttgattagttttatgttttgaagttacaaagcataacagacTCAACTTTCAAAAGATGGCCTCCGTTCTCTAATTATTCAAACCTCCAAAATGATCAGTTATGCTTCCAATCCTCATTCACAGAGTTTCCTGCTTCAAAGTCCCATAATTAGCCTTCCGATTAATCCAGGTTTACACAAGTAGCACAGACATTACCCTCCTTTTCCCTCTAAACATCTCACTTTCTTTCCTCATTTGTCCTATCTTACACCCGTTTCTGCCATAATAAAACTTGCAGTGTTCGGCAGATGCATCTCTTATAGCTATTTTTTTTAGTCCTGGCAAGTTCTAAATGTACTACATGATTCTGTCTCTGGGAATGTTTTGCAGTTGTAGATTGTTTGCTGAGCATATACTGTGAGCTGTGTGGTATGCGCcgcagcatgaacattgacttgaGATACTGACCTCAGAGGAAGCCGTCCTCAAACCTCGAACAATTACACTGACATGGATTTCCCTTTGCATAACTCtggttacggagaattatacgttggatccgaaggctggtggggtgataggtgaggacaagtggaaccctaccccaagtggggtggtgggcggatggggtgagggcagatgtgtgggaaatgggagagatgcatttgagagcagagttgatggtagacgaaaggaagcccctttgtttaaaaaaggaagacatctccttcatcctggaataaaaagcctcaATGAAAAGAGCAGatgaggtaaatttgagggctgggtgaaagtaggagtcaaagttaatgaagtcagttAGCTCAGCatacgtgcaggaggcagcgccaatgcagtcgttgatgtagtgaaggaaaagagggggacggatacccatataggcttggaacatggactgttccacaaagccaataaaaaggcaggcataactggacccatgcaggtgcccatggctacacctttggtttggaggaagagggagaagccaaaggagaaattattgagagtaagaaccaATTtggctagacagaggagagttgtggtagaggggaattggttaggtctggaatccaaaaagaagctgagagctttgagaccttccaggtgggggatggaggtatatacgGACTGGACATTCATGGTGAAAATAAagcagtgggggccagggaacttaaaatcattgaaaaaattcaaagtgtgagaagtgtcatgaacataggtgggaagggattcaacAAAGGGAaataaaacagagtcgagataggcagaaatgagttcggtggggcaggagcaagctgagacaatgggtctacctggacaggcaggtttgtggatcttgggtaggaggtagaaacgggaagtgcggggtgtgggatcTTGAGtaggatcttgggtaggaggacAAGACGTCGCTACCAGACGAGGAGAggcacaggactggacgtgagactcctggaccggacaagggaaccccagcaccaggCTGGGTAAGGTACTCCTGGGCTAGGCGAAGCACATCAACAagacgagaacacagagccttggtcaagggagaacaggaacttggaacaccgagccgggacccctccttggatacaggacgtagGGTCAGGACTCAtgacacagaacactgaacacgACAAgaagttcccaacactaggtagcggcaaaacggCTGGACCCACCTAGCAACGGCAAGGCCAGGCCCTGGGCCAAGGCAGAGTGAGGTGAGGCTCCAAGCAAGGCTCCAGTCACAGATTGCAGGGCAGTGCTTCAGGGTAGGTTGCAGGCAGGGCTttggagggaaggaagggaacagtcctgCCTCAGAGTAATGGCAATgatagcctgacttaccccacagaggtaAGGACAGGACAAAcccacacagaggcaaggacatgaTACTGACAagacccagggccacttatattcctgccccaagatgagaatcaggtgcctacgATTAAGCCCAAATTGAGACAAGAGAACACCGGAAGACCCAGAGCCTGGAGTCCATAGACCGGACCGTGAGCTGGAACGCGGACTTcacagaccggaccatgacaaggttagattctcagagatcttgacacccaggaacttgaagctgctcactctctctacttctgatccctctatgaaaattggtatgtgttccttcgtcttacgcTTCCtgaatcagctctttcgtcttactgatgttgagtgccaggttgttgctgcggcaccattccactagttggcatatctcactcctgtacaccctctcatctccatctgagattctaccaacaatggttgtatcatcagcaaatttgtagatggtatttgagctatgcctagcctcaCTCATGTGtttagagaatagagcagtgggctaagcacacacccctgaggtgcaccagtgttgatcgttagCAAtcaggatatgttatcaccaatccacacagattgtggtcttccagttaggaagtcaaggatccaattgcaaaaggaggtacagaggcccaggttctgcaacttctcagtcaggattgtgggaatgatggtattaagtgctgagctgtagtcgatgaactgCGTCCTGACgtgggtgtttgtgttgtccaggtggtctagaCGTGTGGAGCCATTAAGactgtgtctgccattgacctgttgtaATGATAGGCAACTTAAaataggtccaggtccttgctgagacaggagttcagtctggtcatgatcaacctctcaaagcgttTCATCACTGCtggtgtgagtgctaccgggcggcagtcattaaggcagctcacgttattcttcttaggcactggtgtaattgttgcctttttgaggcaagtgggaacttctgcccgtagcagtgagaggttgaaaatgtccttgaatactcccaccagttggttggcacaggttttcagagccttaccaggtactccatcaggaccttccggGTTGCGAGTGTTCACTCTcgttaaagacagcctaacatcagcctctgagtcagagatcacagggtcatcaggtgcagcagggatcttcacagctgtagttgtgttctccctttcaaagtgggcataaacAATCTACAGAAACCAAAATAAACATTAGTATAATCATATTAAACTTACATAAAAATAAATCTTACAAGGCCAAAGAGATTGTTCTTTACTCTCCTTACATATCTCAGTATGTCAGCACTGCTTGCAAGACCAGCATTTAATGGCCTCCTTATTTGTCCTTGGACAGGTGGTGATGAGGCATCTTCTTTTACTGTTGGGATCCATTTGATGAACATGCTCTCACAATGCTGTTTGTCAAGGCTGAGAAAGGAAGTGGTTTCCAGCATTTCGATCTTGGAATAATGAAGGAATGCTGATATACAATATTTCCAGATCAGGATTGTGTGTGACTTGGAGGGGATTTGGAGCATGTTAATGTTAACAAGCTCCTACTGTGCTCATTCTTCTTGGTGAAGTTGCAGGTTTGTGAATTCTGGGTGAATAACCACAGTGCTCAGTAAACACAGCAGAGTAACTGCGATTTAATAATTAGTAAGCCATTAAATATTCACTCCACCTCCCATGCAATATGAGGTAAACATTCAGAATACTTTGTAACAAGAAATATTGGtccattccaattccaattcaaaTTAATTTTCTGAATTCTACTGAAGAAAGCTGTAAACACCCACAATCACAAAAATCAGTTTGGGATTCATGAGTTAAACTATAAATGCATTAAACATTTTCAAGTCAGTATCATGTGATGCCAGATATTCTATCTTTACAACCATTCTGGACCTTTTTTTTGTGAAAGTGCCACTATATTTTAAGAAGTACTTTATTAATTGTGAATTATTTTGGAACACATGAAAGTGGTATGCAAATCACCATTATTCCCGTTAAATTAAGTTAAGAATTTATTTTAGAAAGAGATCAGGAAAGCACCTTTTTATAACCTGTAAGATGATGGATACATTGCTACCTCTGCTGGCTGTGTAAGACATTTGGTTTCTGAATACTGTCATGTTCTGTGTTTTTCAGCATCTTGTTTTCACCTCTTACTGCAGCCTGCACAGATTTGTGCAGATTTCTTTTGCTGCTGCTCTTCCTTCTCGAATGGCAGGTCCAAACAAAGCCCCAGTAGCAAACCCACCTTGCGCAGTTTGGCCAAACCCAGTGTCAGCAGAGATTGAagtgtttcctgaagtgggggaaTGACTGCCCCCACTATCCCCTTAAAACCCATAAGTACACTTTGTGACCTTGCTATGAATAACAGGGACGATTGCCAAGTTTTGTAATTGAAAGGGGAAAAGGTCTGGATAAGCGTGTTTAACTGTTTCCTGTGTTTAACAAAATCATCATAAACCAGCAAGCTTTATTTTCAATAACCTGAAATCAATGGCTAGGTTTTAGGTAAAGATAAAGTGGACATTAATAGTCTCAAAGTGGGGTCGGTTGACTTCTGCTGATTCTAGTTTTTACAGCATTTATTGTTTATCCCAACTTCAAGGTCATTTAAGGGGTAGTTAAGaatcaaccacattcatgtgtcaCGGGCCAGAGCAACTATAAATGATAAGATTACTTCCTTGACGTTTAGCAAAccagttaatttttttttagaaaaactGAGTCATTTCATGGTTACTATTTTTGATATAAGTTTTCTAATATCAGATTTATAGTTAGTTGACTAGGTTTATATGTTTAACTATTATACGTAGGATATTAATTGGCATTTTTATACAGAACTAGCAACACTGTGCACACTGCTTCTAATATAGAGTACTGATAGCATATAAAACAACTCCCGTTAAGGTCAATTTTAACTTCCATTGGAGTGTTCAAAATGTAGTCATTTCCTTTATGATTGTAAACAGCTTTCCCAAGGTCTACTCTGCTTCTGTTGATACAACCATGGGTCGTTTCATCTGCATGGAGTTGACAATGTGCAATTGGTTTTACAACGTTTGCCATTTCTGTTTAGATCCAGATCTTGCAAGGAACCTGGGCACCTCACTGTTAGAACAAATGTCAGCAAAAaaaatattgacacccaggatccGTAGCTTCCATTCATTCTTTATGTCATAGTTAACAAGATTATTGACACTATTGTAAATGCTCAATTATAAAGAATTGGTACATTAGTAATCATACAATATTTGTACGCTATCTTAGAATGGAAGGCAGACTACTGAAATAAAGTGACTTATTGTTATGAGTAATGTGCAATCTAACTTTGCAAGAGAATATGCGGGTGAGACTGCTAAACAAAAAAATTCAGATAGATTTTTGAAACTCTGGATACAATgggattataagaggcataggtagTGTAGGTCATCTGTATCATTCTCCATTgcgtttttacacagagggtggttgatatctggaatatgatgccagaggaggaggtggaatCAATCCCCTTTTAAGTGGTATTTGGAGAGGCACCTGAATAGGCAAGGCATAAAGGGATAGAGTTAATGCAGATTGGTGAAGGTGTGCAAAAGGCTTGGCATGGACATGGTGATGTGCTGCATGACTTTGTAAATCTATGGCTTTCGTGGGAGGCTGCCTTTCATTGCCAGGAAAGTCATCCCTAAACCGCTCAACACTTCCCTTTGCAACCagatctttgacaccctgaccaacAGATTGCAATCAATAAGGGTAAGCAGCAAGACTCTGCCACGATTATcctcaacactggtgctccacaagtAGAGCTCCCTTCTCCACTACCATACTCATAACTGTATGGTCATATCCTGCTCTATCTCCAACAACAGGTCTGCAGTCGCTGCCAGTATAGtgggccatatctcaaataatgatgagttggagtacaggaaggagatacagagctTACAGACATGGTGTTACAACATTTCCCACTATTTCAGTCACACTTCAGCATGGGAGATGGTGCACATGTCCCTGTTTACATCAGTGGTGCTGAGGTTGAGTGGtttgagagtttcaagttcctaggagagAAGAATACCAATAGGTTGTCCTAGTCCAGCCATGCTGACACCACAGCCACGATAgatcaacagtgcctctacttcctcaggaagctaaaggaatttggcatgtcccctttgaccctcactaatttttatcaatgcatcatATCCGTGATCCATATCtgaatgcatcacagcttggtataacAATTGCATTGCTGATGTCTGCAAGAAACTGCGGAGagttgcagacaaatctcaatACATCATAGCCTGCACTCCAGAGGCTCACTGGggactgtgggagttcatgaaggtgcCACCATGTTTTGTCAATCAAggcgagcataaaaggcattgagttcactTGGGAGTGAAGCCTTGTTGCCACCTATGTCGCTTGGTTTTACTTtataggaggtgatagcattgaaACCCTGTCACAGCGGTCAAGCATCCTCTGTGATTCACGTTTGTTCTGGAATTGCCATTTCACATGTGTGATATCTTTCTGGAGATCGTATCTGGTACTCTGGTATTTCACTTGATCGCCAGACTTGAACACCACTGATGTAGTCCTtggcagattgcagatctctttGTTTATCCAGGATTTCCTGCtggagaagactctgaatgattttgtgacgACACACTCGTTCACGACTGACTTTATAAAGCCTGTGACGTCATGGCGTATTCATTCAGGTATACTGATGAGTCCTAGTAATGGGCAGCCctgatggtagtgtagcagtggtcaagtatattgGGATCCCTGGTGCTGCAGGTCATATTTTGATGATAATTGGACAACGATTTCTTCAAGCTAGCTTGATTGAAGTTTTTGGCAGACTTGAAAGACATTGGGTTCAGTTGTTTTTTACTTTGCTAATGGTGGCAAACAGTACATCGAGTACTTGCTTGCCATCTGCCTTTGGCATTATGTAAACTTCAGTCAGGATCATGGCAGAAAACTCCCTTAGTAAGCAGAACGAATGGTACTTAATCATTAGATGGTCCAATTCGGGAGAATAAGAGTGTGATAAGACCATGACATCCAAGCATCTCTTGCCTTGCCCAAATATTCTGTGGATTGATCCATCTGGAAGATAGTGAACCCCTTGGACATAATCACTATATCCAGCATGTCTTGAGTGAACCAAGTCCCAGTGAAGCAGAAACtgcagcaattcctcatttctcTTTGATCCAGTAATCTTGCCCTTGGATCCTCTATCTTGTTCTCCGGTGCCTGTAAACTTGTAATCAAGATACTGTACTGGGTATAAGAAGTTTTACACCCCACCATTTTAGTCTGGATTGGAGTTCTCCCGCCAAACTCTCTTCTGGCCATGTTGATGTACCTTCATacacttaaagctgctgtacCTACCTAATTCCTAAGAGTTGAGTCCACTGAATCCATCAGAAGATTGTAAAGTCACCACTTCATTTAGCCGGTTTAAAATTATGTTACTTAAAAAGAAATTACATGCTTCAGACTGCAATGGTCGTCATTCAAAAGAATCATATCTAGAAGTTTTGTTAGGTGTCCACAAAATATCGCCATGTTTCTCCTGCACCATCTTGGAGAACAGCAAGTCATTTGGAGGTAGCAAAATAAAGTGACAAAGTACATTCTGGCTTTCTGCTGTTCATCCATATGCAgataaatagtaaaaaaaaacaggctTCTAATAAAATTTGCTGTAAATATGAGATAAGGGATATAAGCAGGTATAAGCGAAAAGCATCCAACCTAATTCACCAGAATGCTACGGGAATGACAAATGTATTTCAATACAGTGTAAGTATTTTATTAAATTTGAATATGTGTGGGGTCAGAAAGCAACATTATGCACAAGATGATTTGACGAACAGTAAAGCTGGACATGGAAAATAATTTAAGAGTGATGAATGTGCAATCACTTACATTTTCAATCCATGTAAAGCAGTTGTGAACAGAGCCAAGTAAATCATGCAATGCACATCACGTATCTTTACGATAAGATGAAGAATGGTATCGTGGATGTCTATAGATCATCAAGCAATACCAATGTATCACCTGGTTTAATATTGGATTGCTCAGAGGAGACACATACCATACACGTACACACTTCCTTGAGGATTCTGGGAGAGGTGGGTAGCGTGGATTGATGGTTAGAGTTTGAATGCAAAAAAGGTTTGTTAGTTTTGTTAGCCTTTTTTCTGTTTCTCTCCAAAACACATCTCCTTAAATCTTGAGACTTTGGAATTGTTATGTATTTGGTTGTTTGACTCTGTTTATTGTTGGTTCTATATAACTAGTTCTGCATTACATCCAGTCCTCTTTAACTGGTGCATTCTCAACAAGGTGATCATTCAGCACAGAACTGACCCAAGATGGTTTCTGACAACAACTGCAAAGCATGAGCACTCCATTGACTCATGCTATCTGTAAATCTTAAATAAATCAATTTAAATGCTTTATTTACCTTTCTACAGGCAGCTGATTTCTCACATTCTTCGCAATGGGCTTCCTGTAACTGTGCCAAGTGAACTAAGGTCTGGGAGATCCATGGAAGTTGATCTTGCTCTCTAAGACTCCATGAAGAGTCCAGAGTATCCTATGGCTAGCTCTCTATGATCTCATTTACTTCGAGAGACAGTGCAGTAGGCCCTTTTGAACCCCTTACACGCAtgtggtcaattaacctactaaatcaTCTGTATGTCTTTTGGAATTCTCCCACCAGAATAATGAAAACAGAGTCTATTATTAAGTTATAAGCTGTGAAGCAGGGAAATGGACGCTTTGGCCTAACTAATGTAAGCCAACCATGATATCTATCTATCCCCCCTAATCTCAATTCCCTGCCCACAACCTTCTGCTCCTTTCATATCCCAGTACCTATCCAATTGGCTTTTGAACGTCGTAAATGTATCTGTTCTGCCATCTCAATTGGCAGCTCGTTTCATATCTTCATACCTTCTGTGTGAAGAATCTGCTCCTCTGCTGAAGAGAAGGCTGGGATCCAGCCTCTCGCCAGGAAGAGCCCAGTGGTTCCTTGTGGGTCAAAACAATAAAAAAGATCACATCATTGAACCTATGTCGACAAGGCATGGGAATGCTGGAAATGAGCTTTTAGTACACATCAGACTGGTTTTCGAAGCACCATGGAGTGCTGCAAAATACACAATATTGTGCAGGAGGTAGAAGTGGATATAGTGGAGGAATAAGACTCATCACGAGGAATAAGACCTCCTCAGGCATTGATaaagaaatgaaagagaaagTTGATCCAGGAGAAGCAGTGCATATTGCTGACCAAGATAAACCGGATCCATCGTTGTTGTAAGATTCCATCAGTCCATCCTTCGGAATTGTAACCCACCCTCTTGCCGTTTCAGCATTCCACGTGCTAATAAGCTACTTAccaagattcaaaggttcaaaataaatttattatcaaagtacatatatgccactatatgcagccctgagattcattttcttttggacataatcaataaatctgtagaataataactataacagaatcagtgaaagatcgcaccaacttgggcgttcaaccagtgtgcagaagataaATTGTACaagtacagaaagaaagaaataatgatactaaataaataagcaataaatcctgagagaatgagatgaagagtccttcaaagggcttgtgggaacatttcaatgatgaggcaactgaagttgagtggagttatccccattggttcaagagcctgatggttgagggatagtgactgttcctgaacacggtggagtgaatccttcttcctgatggcaggaacgAGAAGTGaacatgatctggatggtgggggaccgtgatgatggatactgctttcctcagacaacgctctgtgtagatgtgctcaatggtggggagggctttacccgtgaaggTCTGAGCCATATCTGTTTCTCTTCGtatgattttctattcaaggggattggtgtttccaaaccaggctgtgatgcagccagtcaatacaccctccaccacatatctacagATGTTTGTCAAAGCTTTGAGTTCTTGGAGCTCTGGTTTCTTTTTTCTGATGgcaataattagctccttggtcttgctgacgttgagtaaaAGGTTATTgttatggcatcactcagccagattttcaatctccctcctaaatgctgtttcttcaccacctttgattctgcctacaacagtggtgtcgtcagcaaatttgaatgtggcattggagctgtgcttagcctcacggtTATGAGTGTCAAGTTAAGCCAGAATTGCCTCTTTGCCCATGGGATGGCTTTTTGGAGATCGTACCTAGACCACTTGTAAcgttcttggtcaccagacttgaatgactCTGACCTGGTCCTCAGCAGACAGCAgactgcagatctcatggtttgtCCACTTCTTCTGGTTGGAGAAGACGCTGAACGATTTTGTGGGGAACACAGTTGtctacagctgttttaatgaagtccatgacaaccattcagatccacagatgtgtCTTTAAACACAGCTCTGTtcactgacttgaagcaatctCACAGTCGCTTCTCTGTCTCCAGCAGCCACACCTTTGTTGTCCTAACCTAACTTATtttctctttagcctctgcctgtatgcaggtaggagaaggacagccaggtGATTTGATTTACCGAAAGTGGTCTTGGCATAGAATGGCGGGCATTCCTTACCAGTACAGGAGACCAGGAAATGCagttaataaatatattttatggAACATTACAATACTGAGCAGAATATTTGTATGCCAGAAATCATTACTCACCTTCTTTCTCTCATATATTCttggttgaaattctctgccaaaATCTTCAAGAGAGCTTCTTTGTCATCGAACACAAAGCAATGTGCTGTTTACTGAAAGGGAGGGAACAGGAACAGTTGACAAAGGGAAGTGCTTTCAATGTTAACTTTCACCTCTCCTTTTGTctctcctttgtctctcctgtGGTTCCCTTACAGTGAAGAGCTGCAGAGTACTTCACTGCAGATCAATGGGCTACTCAAAGACTAAAACTCCAGGATATCAAGTAGCATAATCAAGCTAGTATTGACGGTGTGCAACCCTTTGTCAATCTGCATGCACTTACTTAATTGTCATTTTTAAGGCTGTGGTCACAAATTTTATGGATCAAGGCCTGGAATATCAGGGTTAACATGCTTATGATACATTCTCCAATTGtaagcaatacagtgcaattagCAAGCCCATTAATATACCCATTGACTCTTCTTGCTGCTCCCAAAATAACCTGCTCTCTGATTACCTCAGCGTCATCTGCAGTATTCAAACTGCTGTACATCTGGGAGTTTTTTTGTAATTTCAGAAGCCTTATTTCAtgccaatgtctttttttccccatttatgaATAGATCATTTTAAGTGAGTAAGCCACTTATCTGAGTAAGTATGGTAAGTATGATGGTATATGGTCAGATAAAGAGTCCAGAAGAAGATGATGCCAGCAAACAGCGCTACTGAAGGCGACATCCTCAAGGAAGGACATGAAGCAATTCCCTTCACTTCTTTTCCAtcattttatttcagatgtggttc encodes the following:
- the LOC132400275 gene encoding uncharacterized protein LOC132400275, which translates into the protein MLQIPSKSHTILIWKYCISAFLHYSKIEMLETTSFLSLDKQHCESMFIKWIPTVKEDASSPPVQGQIRRPLNAGLASSADILRYIVYAHFERENTTTAVKIPAAPDDPVISDSEADVRLSLTRVNTRNPEGPDGVPGKALKTCANQLVGVFKDIFNLSLLRAEVPTCLKKATITPVPKKNNVSCLNDCRPVALTPAVMKRFERLIMTRLNSCLSKDLDLF